A DNA window from Sulfitobacter sp. BSw21498 contains the following coding sequences:
- a CDS encoding ABC transporter ATP-binding protein codes for MTDFTEKHPRLEIKNLQRAYGGRAVVDDVSLKIMPGQVTCLLGPSGCGKSTTLRMIAGVEMQDSGTIHVDGKLICDTVFRVPPERREIGLMFQDFALFPHLSVADNVGFGLKTGNKAERRARIEELLERVDLLRFIDGYPHQLSGGEQQRVALARALAPRPKIMLMDEPFSGLDNRLRDDIRDETLGILKEEGTAVLLVTHEPEEAMRMADEIALMRDGRIVQQGAPYNVYTRPVDRASVAFFSDANVLRAEVTGALAYTVFGRFLAPGVPDGTQVDIVFRPQHLRIDFDRGGKGPLPTSTDGTAARAVVARARFMGNESLVEFVMDHDGSTLRATVPNVFLPQPGAVMWLTVRRDRCFVFPVHPAR; via the coding sequence ATGACAGACTTCACCGAGAAGCATCCCCGGCTTGAAATCAAGAACCTTCAGCGCGCCTATGGCGGGCGGGCTGTCGTGGATGACGTCAGCCTGAAGATAATGCCGGGGCAGGTGACCTGCCTGCTGGGTCCGTCGGGCTGCGGCAAGTCGACCACGCTGCGGATGATCGCGGGTGTCGAGATGCAGGACAGCGGCACGATCCATGTGGACGGCAAGCTGATTTGCGACACGGTGTTCCGCGTGCCGCCCGAGCGACGCGAGATCGGGTTGATGTTTCAGGACTTTGCCCTGTTTCCGCACCTGAGCGTAGCCGATAACGTAGGCTTTGGCCTGAAAACGGGCAACAAGGCTGAACGCCGCGCCCGCATCGAAGAGCTGTTGGAACGTGTCGACCTTTTGCGGTTCATCGACGGCTACCCACATCAGCTGTCTGGCGGTGAACAGCAGCGCGTGGCGCTGGCGCGGGCTTTGGCTCCGCGGCCCAAGATCATGCTGATGGACGAGCCTTTCTCGGGTCTTGATAACCGTCTGCGGGATGACATCCGCGACGAGACGTTGGGTATTTTGAAAGAAGAAGGCACCGCCGTATTGCTGGTGACCCATGAACCCGAAGAAGCCATGCGCATGGCCGACGAAATCGCGTTGATGCGCGACGGTAGAATCGTGCAGCAGGGGGCCCCCTATAACGTCTATACGCGCCCTGTCGATCGTGCCTCGGTCGCGTTTTTCTCGGACGCCAATGTGCTGCGGGCCGAGGTTACGGGGGCGCTGGCATATACGGTCTTTGGCCGGTTCCTAGCCCCCGGCGTACCAGATGGAACGCAGGTGGATATCGTGTTTCGGCCCCAGCATTTACGGATCGACTTTGACCGCGGGGGCAAAGGGCCTTTGCCGACGTCTACGGATGGGACAGCGGCCCGCGCTGTGGTCGCCCGTGCGCGGTTCATGGGCAATGAAAGTCTGGTGGAATTCGTGATGGACCATGACGGCAGCACCCTGCGTGCCACCGTGCCTAATGTCTTCCTGCCGCAACCGGGGGCCGTGATGTGGCTGACCGTGCGCCGTGACCGCTGTTTTGTCTTCCCAGTGCATCCTGCGAGGTAA
- a CDS encoding helix-turn-helix transcriptional regulator, with translation MTVALRRRPTRGTSFTMRRSDRLFSLLTTLGDHQLHRAEDLARAAGVSLRTLYRDIARLQASGVAITGTRGAGYRLTPTTVLPPLSLSQEEIEALQLALAVVLETTDPDLKAAATSLAQKIDAALPETAHPDTLDWQRVEHPFANAARGMAHLPVLRAAIRARQKLRIVYNADDGSLRTLVLHPLALTHAARSWLLSGWNEANEKTETLRLDLIEDTHPLPELFTAPPAFQMD, from the coding sequence TTGACAGTTGCCTTGCGCCGCCGTCCGACACGTGGCACATCCTTTACCATGCGCCGCAGTGATCGATTGTTTTCCCTGCTCACCACTTTGGGTGACCACCAGTTGCACCGTGCCGAAGATCTGGCGCGGGCGGCAGGCGTGTCCTTGCGCACGCTTTACCGAGACATCGCGAGATTACAGGCGTCGGGTGTGGCGATCACGGGCACCCGTGGTGCAGGCTACCGTTTGACGCCCACCACCGTGCTGCCGCCGCTGTCCCTGTCGCAAGAAGAGATAGAGGCCCTGCAGCTTGCCCTCGCGGTTGTGCTTGAAACCACCGATCCCGACTTGAAGGCAGCCGCGACATCCCTCGCCCAAAAGATCGACGCGGCGCTGCCTGAAACGGCGCATCCAGACACGCTGGACTGGCAACGGGTCGAACACCCGTTCGCCAATGCCGCACGCGGGATGGCGCATCTGCCGGTACTTCGCGCCGCCATCCGCGCACGCCAGAAACTCAGGATCGTCTATAATGCCGACGACGGATCGCTCAGGACGTTGGTTTTGCATCCCCTTGCCCTGACCCACGCGGCCCGCAGCTGGCTCCTGTCAGGCTGGAATGAAGCTAACGAGAAAACTGAAACCCTTCGCCTTGACCTGATCGAAGACACGCACCCGCTACCCGAACTGTTCACCGCGCCGCCAGCCTTCCAAATGGATTAG
- a CDS encoding twin-arginine translocase TatA/TatE family subunit, protein MLNNIGLPGLLLIAVVVLVLFGRGKISSLMGEVGKGITSFKKGISEGEDDVKNGDKDTAELGDDTIVVTETKTDKDRV, encoded by the coding sequence ATGTTGAACAATATCGGCCTTCCGGGTCTTTTGCTGATTGCAGTTGTGGTGTTGGTCCTGTTCGGGCGCGGCAAGATTTCCAGCCTGATGGGCGAAGTGGGCAAAGGCATCACCAGCTTTAAAAAAGGCATCAGCGAAGGCGAAGACGACGTCAAAAATGGCGACAAGGATACCGCAGAGCTGGGCGATGACACAATTGTTGTCACCGAAACGAAGACCGACAAGGACCGGGTGTAA
- the tatB gene encoding Sec-independent protein translocase protein TatB — translation MFDMGWSELLVVGVVALIVVGPKDLPVLFRKVGQFVGKAKGMAREFSSAMNDAADDTGMREMSAGLSKSLKTATNPLGSAMDEVKSATKSLTKFDPESNTGKLAAERAEDVKKIQAATARAGAERKQREASDALAQAEAAEANLATPSAAPQIEKTATEAAKAPAKKTLAKKTPAAKAPLAKTTLAKTTPAKTAPAKKPAAKKPAAAKPAAKKTAPKKPAAKKSDT, via the coding sequence ATGTTTGATATGGGGTGGTCAGAGCTGTTGGTCGTCGGCGTTGTTGCGCTGATCGTGGTGGGTCCAAAAGACCTGCCGGTGCTGTTTCGTAAGGTCGGCCAGTTTGTCGGCAAGGCCAAGGGTATGGCGCGTGAATTCAGCAGCGCAATGAATGATGCGGCCGACGACACCGGCATGCGCGAGATGTCGGCGGGCTTGAGTAAGTCGTTGAAGACAGCCACAAACCCGCTGGGATCGGCGATGGACGAGGTGAAATCGGCGACCAAATCGCTTACGAAGTTTGACCCCGAGAGCAATACCGGCAAGCTGGCCGCCGAGCGCGCCGAGGATGTGAAGAAGATCCAGGCCGCGACCGCGCGCGCCGGGGCAGAGCGCAAGCAGCGTGAAGCCTCGGACGCATTGGCGCAGGCGGAAGCCGCCGAGGCAAATCTGGCCACGCCGTCCGCAGCACCCCAGATCGAAAAGACGGCAACAGAGGCTGCGAAGGCCCCTGCGAAAAAAACGCTGGCCAAGAAGACTCCGGCAGCCAAAGCCCCGCTTGCAAAAACGACGCTTGCAAAAACGACGCCTGCAAAGACGGCGCCTGCAAAAAAGCCAGCCGCAAAGAAACCTGCTGCAGCGAAACCTGCCGCCAAGAAAACCGCGCCCAAAAAGCCAGCGGCCAAAAAGAGTGACACATGA
- the tatC gene encoding twin-arginine translocase subunit TatC, with amino-acid sequence MSASDDIDDSAAPLIEHLAELRTRLIHSVIAFIIGMVICFTVWNPIFNFLTHPLCSAMAERGQDDCGLILIKLQEGFFVAISISLLGGLVLGFPYISYQLWRFVAPGLYKNEKGAFLPFLISSPLMFFLGASFAFYVVTPLAFDFFLGFQQAGTLVGEGTDNAGGIAAIAFQGSAQEYLSLTIKFIVAFGLCFQLPVLLTLMGKAGLVSAEGLGNVRKYAVVGILVLAALVTPPDVITQGILFVVVYGLYEISIFLVRRVERKREEQLRADGYYDDEYDDPILAEFEEDEDDLK; translated from the coding sequence ATGAGTGCTTCGGACGATATTGACGACAGTGCCGCCCCGCTGATCGAGCATCTGGCAGAGCTGCGCACGCGGCTGATCCATTCGGTGATCGCCTTTATCATCGGGATGGTGATCTGTTTTACCGTGTGGAATCCGATCTTTAACTTTCTGACGCACCCTTTGTGTTCAGCGATGGCCGAGCGCGGTCAGGATGATTGCGGGTTGATCCTGATCAAGCTGCAAGAGGGCTTTTTCGTCGCTATCTCTATCTCTTTGCTGGGCGGGCTGGTCTTGGGCTTTCCTTATATCAGCTATCAGCTGTGGCGGTTTGTGGCCCCGGGTCTTTACAAGAACGAAAAGGGCGCCTTCCTGCCGTTCCTGATCTCGAGCCCGCTGATGTTCTTTTTGGGCGCGTCCTTTGCGTTTTACGTCGTAACGCCGCTGGCGTTCGATTTCTTCCTTGGTTTCCAGCAGGCCGGTACGCTTGTGGGGGAGGGCACGGATAACGCAGGCGGGATCGCGGCGATCGCCTTTCAGGGCTCTGCGCAGGAATATCTGAGCCTGACGATCAAGTTTATTGTGGCCTTTGGCCTGTGTTTCCAGCTGCCGGTTCTGCTGACGCTGATGGGCAAGGCCGGTCTGGTCAGCGCCGAAGGGCTTGGCAACGTGCGCAAATATGCGGTTGTCGGTATTCTGGTGCTGGCTGCACTTGTCACACCGCCCGATGTTATCACCCAAGGGATCCTGTTTGTTGTGGTCTATGGGCTTTACGAAATCTCTATCTTTCTTGTACGGCGTGTCGAACGCAAACGAGAAGAACAACTGCGTGCGGACGGGTATTATGACGACGAATATGATGACCCGATCCTTGCAGAGTTCGAAGAGGATGAGGACGACCTGAAGTGA
- a CDS encoding ATP-binding protein produces the protein MNRDPMDRIAAALERMSPAPLKAPDFDVAGAFVWQTGPDHLAPVETVSKVDLPLLVGVDRARDTLLANTTQFAAGLPANNALLWGARGMGKSSLVKAVHAHVRESHDRLRIVELQREDLPSVGRLLNLLRGARQRFILYCDDLSFGHDDAHYKSLKAVLDGGIEGRPENVVLYATSNRRHLMPRDMIENERGSAINPAEAVEEKVSLSDRFGLWLGFHPCDQKQYLDMIRGYCDAYGVEIDAKTLHSEAIEWQATRGARSGRVAWQYFVDLAGRRGVTL, from the coding sequence GTGAACCGTGACCCTATGGACCGTATCGCAGCGGCGTTGGAGAGAATGTCTCCTGCGCCGCTGAAAGCCCCCGATTTTGATGTGGCGGGGGCCTTTGTCTGGCAGACAGGGCCTGACCATCTGGCGCCGGTTGAGACGGTTAGCAAAGTTGATCTGCCCCTGCTGGTCGGTGTAGACCGTGCGCGGGATACGTTGCTGGCCAACACCACGCAGTTCGCCGCTGGACTGCCTGCAAACAACGCGCTGCTTTGGGGCGCGCGGGGGATGGGCAAGTCGAGCCTGGTCAAGGCCGTGCACGCCCATGTCCGCGAAAGCCATGACCGGTTGCGCATCGTTGAGTTGCAGCGCGAAGACCTGCCGTCGGTGGGCCGGTTGCTGAACCTGCTGCGTGGCGCGCGGCAGCGTTTTATCCTGTATTGTGATGACCTCAGCTTTGGTCATGACGATGCGCATTACAAATCGCTCAAGGCGGTGCTGGATGGCGGGATCGAGGGGCGGCCCGAGAATGTCGTGCTTTATGCCACGTCGAACCGCCGCCACCTGATGCCCCGCGATATGATCGAAAACGAACGCGGTTCGGCCATCAACCCTGCCGAAGCGGTTGAGGAAAAAGTGTCATTGTCGGATCGCTTCGGGCTGTGGTTGGGTTTTCACCCCTGCGATCAAAAGCAATATCTGGATATGATCCGCGGCTACTGCGATGCCTATGGCGTAGAGATTGACGCCAAGACCCTACATAGCGAAGCGATTGAGTGGCAGGCCACGCGCGGTGCGCGGTCGGGTCGTGTGGCGTGGCAGTATTTTGTTGATTTGGCTGGGCGGCGCGGCGTCACTTTGTGA
- a CDS encoding M23 family metallopeptidase: MTQPNVTRTLKLTVLAGSSALLLAACDRPLDMDLRGGFGDGFTTAHAATGPLDERPAPDNRGVISYPNYQVAVARRGDTLADVATRVGSDVGSLSRYNGIDATVPLRKGEIIALPTRVSEPSPATGASGTGPITTAAVDIQSMAGGAINRAPATPGVQTTALPSAQTMTRENPAKQTGIEPIRHKVERGETAYTIARLYAVPVETLAEWNGLGADFSVREGQFLLIPVAQQAAPNRSAAVPAAATATAPAPTAPTPTSLPGTGSPTPTPPSAAKPLPPVDEKPAAPKPEPAAAKPVADVGKTTQPASSGRMSPPVQGSIIRAYSKGKNEGINIKGTPGAAVKAADSGTVAAITKSAEGVPIVVIRHPDNLLTVYANVANVSVAKGDSVAKGANIAKLRPGDDSFVHFEVRNGFDSVDPTPYLN, from the coding sequence ATGACCCAACCAAACGTGACCCGTACCCTCAAGCTGACGGTACTGGCGGGCAGCTCTGCGCTTTTGCTCGCTGCCTGTGACCGCCCCCTGGATATGGATTTGCGCGGCGGCTTTGGTGACGGTTTCACCACCGCCCATGCAGCCACCGGACCGCTGGACGAACGCCCCGCACCGGACAACCGCGGGGTGATCTCTTACCCTAATTATCAGGTCGCCGTGGCGCGGCGTGGTGACACGCTGGCTGATGTCGCGACCCGCGTAGGGTCCGATGTGGGCAGCCTGTCGCGCTATAACGGCATCGACGCCACAGTCCCCCTCCGCAAGGGAGAGATCATCGCCTTGCCGACGCGTGTATCCGAACCGTCACCTGCAACGGGGGCATCTGGTACCGGTCCGATCACCACCGCTGCGGTCGATATTCAATCCATGGCCGGCGGCGCGATCAACCGCGCGCCCGCCACCCCCGGCGTCCAAACCACCGCACTACCGTCGGCCCAGACCATGACCCGCGAAAACCCAGCGAAACAGACCGGGATCGAACCCATCCGCCACAAGGTCGAACGCGGCGAGACCGCCTATACCATCGCACGCCTCTATGCCGTGCCGGTTGAAACACTGGCCGAATGGAACGGGCTTGGTGCTGATTTCTCTGTCCGCGAAGGTCAATTCCTGCTGATCCCTGTCGCGCAACAGGCCGCGCCAAACCGCAGCGCCGCCGTGCCCGCCGCGGCAACAGCCACTGCGCCGGCACCCACCGCCCCGACACCCACCAGCCTGCCGGGCACCGGATCGCCCACACCAACCCCGCCAAGTGCAGCAAAGCCCCTGCCCCCCGTGGATGAAAAGCCCGCTGCACCAAAACCCGAACCCGCGGCGGCCAAACCCGTCGCTGACGTGGGCAAGACCACACAGCCCGCATCGTCGGGGCGCATGTCGCCGCCCGTTCAGGGCAGCATCATCCGCGCCTATTCCAAGGGCAAGAACGAAGGCATCAACATCAAGGGCACGCCGGGTGCTGCCGTGAAGGCCGCCGATAGCGGTACCGTCGCAGCGATCACCAAAAGCGCCGAAGGCGTGCCGATCGTCGTGATCCGCCATCCTGACAACCTGCTGACCGTCTATGCGAACGTCGCCAATGTGTCGGTCGCTAAGGGTGATAGTGTGGCAAAAGGGGCGAACATCGCCAAATTGCGGCCGGGCGACGATTCATTCGTCCATTTCGAGGTCCGCAACGGCTTTGATAGCGTCGACCCGACACCCTATCTGAACTAA
- a CDS encoding protein-L-isoaspartate(D-aspartate) O-methyltransferase, translated as MSDEEEITDATRKMQFLYALRSKGVTDARVLNAMEQIDRGPFIRGLFASRAYEDMPLPIACGQTISQPSVVALMTQALDVSSRDKVLEVGTGSGYQAAILSKLARRVYTIDRHRRLVVEARQIFDDLALSNITAIIGDGSFGLPEQAPFDRIIVTAAAEDPPGPLLAQLKVGGIMVVPVGQSDTVQHLIRVRKTETGLEYDELRKVRFVPLLEGLGKDG; from the coding sequence ATGAGCGACGAAGAAGAAATCACGGACGCGACCCGCAAGATGCAGTTTCTTTACGCACTCCGCTCCAAAGGCGTGACCGACGCCCGTGTCTTGAACGCGATGGAACAGATCGACCGTGGCCCGTTTATCCGTGGCCTGTTTGCCTCGCGCGCCTACGAGGACATGCCCCTGCCGATTGCCTGCGGCCAAACGATCAGCCAGCCGTCCGTTGTCGCCCTGATGACGCAGGCGCTCGATGTGTCGTCGCGTGACAAAGTGCTCGAGGTCGGGACAGGATCTGGCTATCAAGCCGCGATCCTCAGCAAGCTTGCGCGGCGCGTCTATACCATCGACCGCCACCGTCGGTTGGTTGTGGAAGCCCGACAGATTTTCGATGACCTCGCCCTGTCAAACATCACCGCGATCATCGGCGATGGCAGCTTTGGTTTGCCCGAACAGGCCCCCTTTGACCGGATCATTGTCACCGCTGCGGCCGAAGACCCCCCAGGGCCCCTTCTAGCACAGCTCAAGGTGGGCGGCATAATGGTGGTGCCTGTAGGCCAATCGGACACGGTTCAACACCTCATACGGGTGCGCAAAACAGAGACCGGGCTGGAATACGACGAGCTGCGCAAAGTGCGCTTTGTTCCCTTGCTTGAAGGGCTGGGAAAAGACGGCTAA
- the surE gene encoding 5'/3'-nucleotidase SurE yields the protein MRILITNDDGIHAPGLKTLHAIATALAGPDGEVWTVAPAYEQSGVGHCISYTKPMMVENVSDRRFSVEGSPADCVMAALHDCMLDARPDLVLSGVNRGNNAAENTLYSGTIGGAMEAALQGIPAVALSQYYGPENRDLDDPFEAAASHGADVIRRILDATPPHGSGYRLFYNVNFPPVAAADVQGIRLAAQGVRRDTTFSTIPQLSPSGRRFLWIKGADQQIPTDAGTDAALNLDGYITVTPMRADLTAHDTFDALKAINT from the coding sequence ATGCGCATTCTGATCACGAACGACGACGGTATCCATGCTCCGGGTCTTAAGACCCTGCACGCCATTGCCACCGCACTGGCTGGACCCGACGGCGAAGTCTGGACTGTGGCCCCTGCCTATGAACAATCCGGCGTCGGCCATTGCATCAGCTACACCAAACCCATGATGGTCGAGAACGTCAGCGACCGCCGCTTTTCCGTCGAAGGCAGCCCGGCCGACTGCGTGATGGCGGCGCTGCACGATTGTATGCTGGATGCCCGTCCTGATCTGGTGCTGTCAGGCGTGAACCGCGGCAATAACGCGGCTGAAAACACGCTTTATTCCGGCACAATCGGCGGCGCGATGGAGGCCGCTTTGCAAGGCATCCCCGCAGTGGCCCTGTCGCAATACTATGGTCCGGAAAACCGCGATCTGGACGATCCCTTTGAAGCTGCCGCATCACACGGGGCCGATGTGATCCGGCGCATTCTGGACGCCACGCCGCCCCACGGGTCGGGCTACCGTCTGTTTTACAACGTGAACTTCCCCCCCGTGGCTGCCGCCGACGTCCAAGGTATCCGCCTTGCCGCTCAAGGGGTGCGCCGCGACACCACGTTCTCTACGATCCCGCAGCTGTCCCCCTCGGGGCGGCGGTTCTTGTGGATCAAGGGGGCCGACCAACAGATCCCGACAGACGCTGGCACCGATGCGGCGCTGAACCTCGACGGCTATATCACTGTCACGCCGATGCGCGCTGACCTGACGGCTCATGATACATTTGACGCGCTTAAAGCCATCAATACATGA
- a CDS encoding SDR family NAD(P)-dependent oxidoreductase — MTKTALITGASRGLGAALAEALCDTHHIIAVAKTTGALEELDDRIQSRGGSATLAPMDITNADAMATLCRGIYDRWGSLDLWLHTAVHAAPLAPTDHIDAKDMAKSVACNVTATSTLITYVAPLLGQSGQAVFFDDPVVATKFFGSYGATKAAQIALAKSWQAESVKIGPRVHVMTPAPMPTATRARFHPGEDRETLNTPQSQAAEILAQLAASRP; from the coding sequence ATGACAAAAACAGCTCTTATCACCGGCGCGTCCCGCGGCCTTGGTGCCGCTTTGGCCGAAGCGCTTTGCGACACCCACCACATCATTGCAGTGGCCAAAACCACCGGCGCCCTCGAAGAGCTGGATGACCGCATCCAGTCCCGTGGCGGCAGTGCGACGCTGGCCCCGATGGACATCACCAATGCCGATGCGATGGCGACCCTGTGCCGTGGCATTTACGACCGTTGGGGCAGCCTCGATCTATGGCTTCACACTGCCGTCCACGCCGCCCCATTGGCCCCGACCGATCACATCGACGCCAAGGACATGGCGAAATCTGTCGCGTGTAACGTCACGGCCACCTCGACGCTGATTACCTATGTGGCACCGCTGCTGGGGCAATCGGGTCAGGCTGTGTTCTTTGACGATCCCGTCGTGGCGACCAAGTTCTTTGGCAGCTATGGGGCCACCAAGGCCGCACAGATCGCGCTGGCCAAAAGCTGGCAGGCCGAAAGCGTGAAAATCGGGCCGCGCGTGCACGTCATGACGCCTGCCCCCATGCCAACCGCCACGCGCGCACGCTTCCACCCCGGCGAGGACCGCGAAACGCTAAACACGCCGCAGTCGCAGGCCGCTGAAATTCTGGCGCAACTTGCGGCTTCCCGGCCCTAA
- a CDS encoding pilus assembly protein PilP produces MATDEKGTPTPQKVLSLATQQASLPKLALIGTFGSLTEPGALIRDGRGRIHRVTLNDKISDGIVAAIGDDSVVLSQRGRTVTLKLPKG; encoded by the coding sequence ATGGCGACCGACGAAAAAGGCACTCCGACACCGCAAAAAGTTCTTAGTCTGGCAACGCAGCAGGCATCCTTGCCCAAGCTTGCCCTGATAGGTACTTTTGGCAGTCTGACCGAACCCGGCGCATTGATCCGGGACGGCCGCGGGCGTATCCACCGGGTCACGTTGAACGACAAGATCAGCGACGGAATCGTTGCAGCCATCGGCGACGACAGCGTGGTACTGTCGCAGCGCGGACGTACCGTGACGCTGAAACTGCCCAAGGGCTGA
- the purF gene encoding amidophosphoribosyltransferase, translating into MPPAHPFDSSYLRDADDGDKLKEECGVFGVIGVADASNFVALGLHALQHRGQEAGGIVSYDPTAGFQSARRFGYVRDNFTSQKIMETLPGELSIGHVRYSTSGNKGPTAIRDVQPFFGEFAMGGAAIAHNGNITNANALRRELIERGSIFQSSSDSECIIHLMARSLQQNIPERMEDALRRVEGAFSVVAMTRTKLIGVRDPLGVRPLVLGKLGDGWALSSETCALDIIGAEFVREIEPGEMVVITPKGVESHFPFRRVASRFCIFEHVYFSRPDSILGGRSVYETREAIGRELAKESPVDADLVCPVPDSGTPAAIGFSLESGIPYAMGIIRNQYMGRTFIEPTEQIRNMGVRLKLNVNRALIKGKRVILVDDSVVRGTTSRKIKEMILDAGAKEVHFRIASPPTAWPCFYGVDTPQREKLLAATMSEEEMREHLQVDSLKFISLDGLYRAVGEAEGRNNKCPQYCDACFSGDYPVTPTDQINQGFEMKPAAE; encoded by the coding sequence ATGCCCCCCGCACACCCATTTGATTCCTCGTATCTGCGTGACGCAGATGATGGGGATAAACTTAAAGAAGAATGTGGGGTGTTCGGCGTGATTGGCGTTGCAGACGCCTCGAACTTTGTCGCCCTCGGCCTGCACGCGCTGCAGCACCGTGGTCAAGAAGCGGGCGGGATCGTCAGCTATGACCCCACCGCCGGCTTCCAATCGGCGCGCCGCTTTGGCTATGTGCGCGATAACTTTACCTCGCAAAAAATCATGGAAACACTGCCCGGCGAACTGTCGATCGGGCACGTGCGCTACTCTACCTCGGGCAACAAAGGCCCGACAGCGATCCGTGACGTGCAACCGTTCTTTGGTGAATTCGCCATGGGCGGTGCCGCGATTGCCCATAACGGCAATATCACCAACGCCAACGCCCTGCGCCGCGAACTGATTGAACGCGGGTCGATCTTTCAGTCCTCGTCGGATAGCGAATGTATCATTCACCTGATGGCGCGCTCGCTTCAGCAAAACATCCCCGAGCGGATGGAAGACGCCCTGCGCCGTGTCGAAGGCGCATTTTCGGTTGTGGCCATGACCCGCACCAAACTGATCGGCGTGCGCGATCCATTGGGTGTGCGTCCGCTGGTTCTGGGCAAGCTCGGTGACGGTTGGGCGCTAAGCTCTGAAACCTGCGCACTGGACATCATCGGTGCCGAATTCGTTCGTGAAATCGAACCGGGCGAAATGGTGGTCATCACCCCCAAAGGTGTCGAAAGCCACTTTCCGTTTCGCCGCGTCGCATCGCGCTTTTGTATCTTTGAACACGTCTACTTCAGCCGTCCTGACAGCATCCTTGGCGGGCGGTCCGTCTATGAAACCCGCGAGGCGATCGGCCGTGAACTGGCCAAAGAATCCCCCGTCGACGCGGATCTTGTCTGCCCCGTGCCAGACAGCGGCACGCCGGCAGCCATCGGGTTTAGCCTCGAATCGGGTATCCCCTATGCGATGGGGATCATACGCAACCAATACATGGGCCGGACCTTCATCGAGCCGACCGAACAGATCCGTAACATGGGCGTGCGGCTGAAGCTCAACGTGAACCGGGCGCTGATCAAGGGCAAGCGGGTCATTCTGGTTGACGATTCGGTTGTCCGTGGGACCACCAGCCGCAAGATCAAAGAGATGATTCTTGATGCCGGCGCGAAGGAAGTTCACTTCCGCATCGCGTCGCCGCCCACAGCATGGCCGTGCTTTTACGGTGTGGACACGCCGCAGCGCGAAAAGCTGTTGGCCGCGACCATGTCAGAAGAAGAAATGCGCGAGCACCTTCAAGTGGATAGCCTCAAGTTCATCTCGCTTGACGGGTTGTATCGCGCCGTGGGCGAAGCAGAGGGCCGCAACAACAAATGCCCGCAGTATTGCGATGCGTGCTTCTCGGGCGACTACCCTGTCACCCCTACTGACCAGATCAATCAAGGGTTCGAGATGAAGCCAGCCGCCGAATAA
- a CDS encoding CvpA family protein — protein sequence MEGFTIIDGVVALVIILSALLAYGRGLVREFMAIVGWIAAAILAFLFAPQVEPLVSEIPVVGEFLADSCELSIIGAFAIVFAIALIVVSLFTPLFSSLVQRSVLGGLDQGLGFLFGVARGILLVAIAFFVYSTVITGQSFTMVDESRSAQVFGRFTGQIEDQNPEAALGWITTRYEALVGACDV from the coding sequence ATGGAAGGTTTTACCATCATTGACGGGGTTGTGGCGCTTGTCATTATTCTGTCCGCTTTGCTGGCCTATGGCCGCGGGCTTGTACGCGAATTTATGGCCATTGTCGGCTGGATCGCCGCCGCGATACTCGCGTTTCTCTTTGCGCCGCAGGTCGAACCGCTGGTGTCAGAAATTCCGGTTGTGGGCGAATTTCTTGCCGACAGTTGTGAATTATCGATTATCGGGGCCTTTGCAATTGTCTTTGCCATCGCGCTGATCGTGGTGTCGCTGTTCACCCCGCTGTTCTCGTCGCTGGTACAGCGATCGGTTCTGGGGGGTCTTGATCAGGGGCTTGGGTTCCTCTTTGGTGTGGCCCGCGGCATCCTGCTGGTTGCAATCGCGTTCTTTGTCTACAGCACCGTGATCACAGGCCAGTCCTTTACCATGGTTGATGAAAGCCGCTCTGCTCAAGTGTTCGGGCGCTTTACCGGCCAGATCGAAGACCAAAACCCCGAAGCTGCACTGGGTTGGATCACCACCCGCTATGAAGCGCTGGTTGGTGCCTGCGACGTCTGA